In a single window of the Bactrocera dorsalis isolate Fly_Bdor chromosome 2, ASM2337382v1, whole genome shotgun sequence genome:
- the LOC105226608 gene encoding protein tipE, with protein sequence MRSGSSELLLEQQQQELRLRKKRDLAPKKKNGNRRFRSWRERARFYGTSTLAFFSVTAGASLLFLVPLYVDPAISTLSHDFIDSPTLCTTTRREDLIGIFNCSWSSCREGCTSDLYRCVHIYVTFIEQNITIPENMTDYTNFTAEWEQSEEATLLVNIKGCGYPPTVTCKTFNAYYGVEGAIFPCYYSRKNKTVVLTSYNHDNQVATIIHFFTVPFVITVISAIALCVMHCDCRCKKDHSHRRNRGQGRRPRIENLSDTSISTRVDMLTPAIEVYKPPL encoded by the coding sequence ATGAGGAGTGGCAGTTCAGAATTATTACtcgagcagcaacaacaagagttACGGTTACGTAAAAAACGAGATCTGGctccaaaaaagaaaaatggcaaCCGGCGTTTTCGTTCGTGGCGCGAACGTGCACGCTTCTATGGCACGTCTACGCTTGCCTTCTTCTCGGTGACGGCCGGCGCCTCGCTCCTATTCCTGGTGCCGCTCTATGTCGATCCGGCGATATCGACACTAAGTCACGATTTCATCGATAGTCCGACACTATGCACAACCACACGTCGCGAAGACCTAATCGGTATATTTAATTGTTCGTGGAGTTCGTGTCGCGAGGGTTGCACTTCTGATCTATATCgttgtgtacatatttatgtgacGTTTATCGAACAAAATATTACGATACCCGAGAACATGACCGATTACACTAACTTCACCGCGGAGTGGGAACAGTCGGAGGAGGCCACACTGCTAGTGAATATAAAGGGGTGTGGCTATCCGCCGACGGTTACATGTAAAACGTTCAATGCCTACTATGGTGTCGAAGGTGCGATATTCCCCTGCTATTATTCGCGTAAAAATAAAACGGTCGTGCTGACGTCGTACAATCACGACAATCAGGTAGCGACGATCATACACTTCTTTACGGTGCCATTTGTGATAACAGTGATCTCGGCAATCGCGCTCTGCGTTATGCATTGTGATTGCAGGTGTAAAAAGGATCACAGCCATCGAAGGAATCGGGGGCAAGGCCGCCGACCGCGTATCGAAAACCTTAG